A window of Panicum virgatum strain AP13 chromosome 8K, P.virgatum_v5, whole genome shotgun sequence contains these coding sequences:
- the LOC120644943 gene encoding zein-alpha PMS1-like → MAAKIFALLALLALSVSATTAFIIPQCSLAASAATIPQYLSPIATVGYEHPIVQSNRLQQALEASILQSQAVVLQQQSALLQQQSLAHLIVQSIVAQQQRVLSPFSQLALQNPAAYLQQQMLLQFNQLAAMNSAAYSQQQLLPFNQLAVANSAALSQQLFNSLAVAHPAAFWQQQQLVNRVALTSLTAFLKQPIVGSTIF, encoded by the coding sequence ATGGCTGCCAAGATATTTGCCCTCCTTGCACTCCTTGCTCTCTCGGTGAGCGCTACCACCGCGTTCATTATTCCACAGTGCTCACTAGCCGCCTCCGCTGCCACTATTCCACAGTACCTCTCACCTATCGCCACCGTCGGATATGAGCACCCGATTGTGCAGTCCAACAGGCTTCAGCAGGCACTTGAAGCTAGCATCCTACAATCACAGGCAGTTGTCCTACAGCAACAGTCTGCCTTACTGCAGCAGCAATCTTTGGCCCATCTGATAGTACAGAGCATCGTGGCACAGCAACAACGCGTTCTTTCGCCGTTCAGCCAGCTAGCCCTGCAGAACCCCGCCGCCTACTTGCAACAACAAATGTTGCTCCAATTCAACCAGCTAGCGGCCATGAACTCCGCTGCCTACTCGCAGCAGCAACTGCTTCCATTCAACCAACTAGCAGTTGCGAACTCCGCCGCTTTATCGCAGCAGCTGTTCAACTCACTTGCTGTGGCTCACCCCGCCGCCTtctggcagcaacagcagctagTCAACCGAGTGGCTTTGACGAGTCTTACAGCCTTCTTGAAGCAACCCATCGTTGGTTCTACCATCTTCTAA
- the LOC120644937 gene encoding serine--tRNA ligase, chloroplastic/mitochondrial-like isoform X2, protein MKGKLDPSVRQALVEEGKNLKKTLIGLEEDLVELTDKLQLEAQSIPNATHPDVPVGSEESSVVRKEVGSQRSFNFTIKDHLQLGKELDLFDFDAAAEVSGSKFYYLKNEAVLLEMALINWAISEVSKKGFTPLITPEIVRSSVVEKCGFQPRAQNTQVYSIENSDQCLIGTAEIPVGGIHMDSILLDSALPLKYVAYSHCFRTEAGAAGAATRGLYRVHQFSKVEMFIFCRPEESDKWHEELITIEEDLYASLGLHFKTLDMATGDLGAPAYRKFDIEAWMPGLERYGEISSASNCTDYQSRRLGIRYRPTPSEPPPANAKKGKAAGGPTQFVHTLNATAVAVPRLIVCILENFQQDDGSIVIPEPLRPFMGGLEVLSPKSK, encoded by the exons ATGAAAGGGAAACTAGATCCATCAGTGCGCCAAGCCCTTGTTGAAGAAG GCAAGAACCTGAAAAAGACGCTTATTGGACTTGAAGAGGATCTTGTTGAGCTGACTGATAAGCTTCAACTTGAAGCACAAAGTATTCCTAACGCTACACATCCAGATGTTCCTGTAGGCAGTGAAGAAAGCTCTGTTGTCCGGAAGGAG GTAGGAAGTCAGAGGAGCTTCAATTTCACAATCAAAGATCACCTTCAGCTTGGAAAGGAACTTGATTTATTTGATTTTGATGCAGCAGCCGAG GTCAGTGGTTCAAAGTTCTACTACTTAAAGAATGAAGCTGTTTTGTTGGAGATGGCCCTTATAAATTGGGCTATTTCAGAGGTCTCGAAAAAGGGTTTCACACCACTCATAACTCCAGAGATTGTGCGGTCATCTGTTGTTGAGAAATGCGGCTTCCAGCCAAGGGCCCAAAACACTCAG GTCTACTCAATAGAGAACAGCGATCAGTGTCTCATAGGAACTGCTGAAATTCCTGTTGGAGGCATCCACATGGATTCAATACTTCTCGATTCTGCTTTGCCTTTAAAATATGTAGCCTATTCACACTGTTTTCGCACGGAAGCTGGTGCAGCAGGTGCTGCCACTAG GGGCCTCTATCGAGTACATCAATTTAGCAAAGTTGAGATGTTCATATTCTGTCGGCCAGAGGAAAGTGACAAATGGCATGAAGAACTTATTACGATTGAAGAGGATCTTTATGCTTCACTTGGACTTCATTTCAA AACTTTGGACATGGCAACTGGAGATTTGGGTGCACCAGCTTACCGGAAATTTGACATTGAGGCATGGATGCCAGGCCTCGAGCGATATGGTGAG ATCTCCAGTGCATCTAACTGCACAGACTATCAAAGTAGGCGACTTGGCATCCGTTACCGTCCAACACCCTCAGAGCCTCCACCAGCGAATGCCAAGAAAGGGAAGGCAGCTGGCGGGCCTACTCAATTTGTCCATACACTAAACGCAACGGCTGTTGCAGTGCCTCGTCTGATAGTATGCATTCTTGAGAATTTTCAACAGGACGATGGGTCGATTGTGATTCCTGAGCCTCTAAGACCCTTCATGGGTGGACTCGAGGTGCTCTCCCCAAAATCCAAGTGA
- the LOC120644946 gene encoding zein-alpha PMS1-like: MAAKIFALLALLALPVSTTTAVITPQCSVAASPTTIPQYLSPIAAVEYENPIVQSNRLQQALAASILQSQEIVLQLQSALLQQQSLAHLTVRSIMAQQQRVLSPFIQLALQNPAAYLQQQMFFPFNQLATVNSAAYSQQQLLPFNQLAVANSAAFSQQLFNPLAVAHPAAFWQQQQLVHQLALTSPAAFLQQPIVGSTIF; this comes from the coding sequence ATGGCAGCCAAGATATTTGCCCTCCTTGCACTCCTTGCTCTCCCTGTGAGCACTACCACCGCGGTCATTACTCCGCAGTGCTCAGTGGCCGCCTCCCCTACCACTATTCCACAGTACCTCTCACCTATCGCAGCAGTCGAATATGAGAACCCGATTGTGCAGTCCAACAGGCTTCAGCAAGCACTTGCAGCTAGCATCCTACAGTCACAGGAAATTGTCCTACAGCTACAATCTGCCTTACTGCAGCAGCAATCTTTGGCCCATCTGACAGTACGGAGCATCATGGCACAGCAACAACGCGTTCTTTCGCCGTTCATCCAGCTAGCCCTGCAGAACCCCGCCGCCTACTTGCAGCAACAGATGTTCTTCCCATTCAACCAGCTAGCCACCGTGAACTCTGCTGCCTACTCGCAGCAGCAACTGCTTCCATTCAACCAACTAGCCGTTGCAAACTCCGCCGCTTTCTCGCAGCAGCTATTCAACCCACTTGCTGTGGCTCACCCCGCCGCCTtctggcagcaacagcagctagTCCACCAGCTGGCTTTGACGAGTCCTGCAGCCTTCTTGCAGCAACCCATCGTTGGTTCTACCATTTTCTAA